DNA from Sporohalobacter salinus:
GGAAGAATTTGGGAGCTTTTGGAGATGCTGGCGCAGTTATTACTAATGATAAGGATATAGCTAAAAGAGTAAAAATTTTATCAGATCACGGAAGAAAAGAAAAATATTTTCATCAAGTAGAGGGTTATAATAGCAGATTAGATTCGATTCAAGCAGCTGTATTAAGAATTAAATTAAAGTATTTAGCAGAGTGGACAAGTAAACGAAGAGAGAAAGCAAAATATTATAATCAGATGTTAGAGGATAAAAATGTAATTACTCCTAAATGTAGAGAAGAAGCTAAGCATGTTTATCATTTATATCCAATTAAAGTTAAGGAAAGGGATAAGGTTAAAGATTTTTTAGCTCAACAGGGTATTTCAACTGGAATTCATTATCCAGTACCACTACATTTACAACCTGCTTATAACTATTTAGATTATAGTGAAGGTAAATTTTCAGTTAGTGAAAGAGTAAGTAAAGAATTAATTAGTTTACCTCTATGGCCGGAAATTAAGTTTGAACAGATAGATTATGTTTGCAATCAAATTCAAGTATAATTTCATAGAGAGGAGTGGCAAAGTATGAAAATAATTTTAAATGATAAACAATTAGAAGTAGATAATTTGGACTTACAAGAACTAGTAGCGGAAATAAGAGAAGATTTAACTGATGAGATTATTGATCAGATATGTGTTGATGGTGAAGAGGTAACTGAAGATGAGTTAATTAGTAATTATACTGTTTCAGAAGTTGATGAAATTGAGTTTGTTACTAAAAAGAGTATTGACTTAGTCAAAGAGACTCTACAAGAAGCTAATAATTATCTGCCTAAGTTAAAAGAAGGGATTATCGATACCGCTAACTTATTTTCAAAAGGTGAGATAGTTAATGGGAATGACAAATTTCAGCTTTGTTTGGATGGGATTGAGTGGTATTCTAATGTTTTAATTCAGATATTATCATTAGCTTATCAAGATGATGCCGAGGTGCAAGAGGAGAAGAAGTTAGAAGAATTTAATGTAATTATTAAAAAAGTTTTAACTAAGATGCAGGAAGACGACTTAAATCAGGCAGCAGAACTTCTAAAAAGTGAAGTAGCCGAATATATAGAGGAGTTTATTGAGCTTAATAATGAACTATTATCTAAGCTTAAATAGATAAATAAATTATTCTGTGATTTATAAAGGCGAAGGAGGTGGTAGATAAGTGAAAGTAGAGGAAGTTAGTAATAGTAAATCTGCTCAAACGGTTAGCCGAAATCAAAGTAAGGCTGAGAATGTAAGTCAGAAATCATCAGAATTAAAGAGGGGCCAAAGTAAAGGGAATAAGGAGTCTCAACAAGAGATTACCAAAAAAGAGGTAAAAGAAGGTATTGAGCAATTAAATGAAGCTATTCAAACCTTCCATGAGGATGTACAGTTTGAATTACATGAAGATAGCGGACGAATGATGACTAAAATAGTGAACTTAGATAAGCATGAAGTCATCAGGGAAATTCCACCTAAAGAGGTATTAGAAATGCTTGGACGAATTAAAGATATGGTTGGTTTAATATTAGATGAAAAGATATAATTTACTATTAAAATCGGGGAGCCCCCGATTTTTTATTTTATTGACATAAAATTTTTAGTAATTTATAATGTAAATTAAGGTTATTAAGAAAGGGGATCAAAATTGAAAGCAAATAAAGAAGCTATACCAAAGATAGAAGAGCAGGTTGAATTATATCAGGATTTATTAGAATTATTAAAGGAAGAACATCAGTTACTTACAGAGGATAAAGATGTCAGTGATCTTCAGGAAGAAAAGAGAAAAATTAAGGATGAGATTGCAAATATAAATACAGAACTAAATGTGAAATTTACAATCAAACGAGCAGATAAGTTGAAGCTAATTATGAATAGTGATTCGGATAAGTTAAACCAGTTAGAACCGACTTTAAAGAAAGTATATGAATTAGAACAGAAAAATAAAGAGTTCAAGTCATAGGAGAGTTATTATCACTTATGAAAACTTTAGAAGAGAAATTTACAATTTTAAAGAATAATATTAAATCTATGGATAGCTTATTAGTTGCTTTTTCAGGTGGAGTTGATAGTACTTTACTTTTAAAAGTAGCCCATGATATCTTAGGGGATAAGGTAGCAGCTTTAACAGTTGAAGCTGAGATTCATCCATCTTGCGAAATTAAAGAAGCAAAAGAATTAGCCCAACAGATGGATGTAAAACATATACTTGTTAGTGCCGACATATTACAGAATAAAGACTTTGTTCGGAATGATAAAATGCGTTGTTATTACTGCAAATATGATATTTTCAGTGATTTAAAAGAGTTGGCAGCCCAGAAAGGATTTGAAGAAGTAGCTGATGGTGCTAATTATGATGATTTTACTGGCGATTATCGTCCAGGACTTAAAGCAGCCGAAGAGTTAGGGATTAAAAGTCCTTTAAAAGAAGCTAGAATTACTAAAAAAGAAGTTCGAGAATTATCTAAAAGATTGGACTTGTCTACCTGGAATAAGCCTTCTATTTCTTGTTATGCTACTCGATTTCCTTATGGGGATCAGATTACTAGTCAGGGATTGGAGTTAATAGCTGAGGCTGAAAAGTATTTACATCAATTTGATCTTCGACAGCTGCGGGTTAGGCACCATGATCAACATACTGCCCGAATAGAAGTTTCGACAGACGATATAGAAAAAATTATGAATAATCGGGTAGAGATAGTGAATAACTTAAAAGAGTTAGGATATACTTATATTACTGTCGATTTAGCTGGATATCGTACTGGAAGTATGAATGAGGTATTAGCCTCAGATAAGGAAGAGTAAAATGATCAATTAGATATTACAGTAGGAGAATGCTGGCCCATAGCTTAATAGGTTAAAAACATACCACAGATAATTGTGCCTGAGTATTGTTGATATATTTCAATAAGCAACTTAAAGCAGACCTAAAAGAAAGAATGATTGAATTATAAGCAGAAATTTTAGACTGTAACTCTAAGTATGATTTATTATTAATTGATTAGGGCTGATTTTGGCAGCGTTTGAAATATATCAACTTTAAAATGTAGCATTATATTCAAAAAGTTTAGTCTTGTATATGTTTCGTATTAGTGATAAGGAGTGACTATCTATGCAGCTCGATAGATTAAAAGAGATTCTAACTAAGGTAGATGAGGGAGATTTAGATGTTGATACTGCTCTAGAGGAGCTAAAGAGTCCAGGTTATGAAGATTTGGGCTTTGCTAAAGTAGATCAACACCGTCATTTGCGGCGGGGTTTTCCGGAAGTAGTTCTTTGTGAGGGAAAGACCGAAGAACAGGTAGTAAAGATTATGCAGCAGCTGGCCGAAACAGATGAAAATGCTCTGGCTACTAGAGCTGACGAGGATATTTATCAGGCAGTTAAAGAAGTACTGCCTGACATTAAATATAATGAAGCAGCAGGGACTTTAGTTTTGGAACAGACAGAGTTAGCTCAAGAAGGGTCAATTTTGGTTATTAGTGCCGGAACTTCC
Protein-coding regions in this window:
- the larB gene encoding nickel pincer cofactor biosynthesis protein LarB, with protein sequence MQLDRLKEILTKVDEGDLDVDTALEELKSPGYEDLGFAKVDQHRHLRRGFPEVVLCEGKTEEQVVKIMQQLAETDENALATRADEDIYQAVKEVLPDIKYNEAAGTLVLEQTELAQEGSILVISAGTSDIPVAEEAYETVRIMGNDVERLYDVGVAGIHRLLENQKQLRQARVIIVAAGMEGALASVVGGLVDKPVIAVPTSVGYGASFEGVAALLGMLNSCAAGVGVVNIDNGFGAAYLASLINKMN
- a CDS encoding flagellar protein FlaG, with product MKVEEVSNSKSAQTVSRNQSKAENVSQKSSELKRGQSKGNKESQQEITKKEVKEGIEQLNEAIQTFHEDVQFELHEDSGRMMTKIVNLDKHEVIREIPPKEVLEMLGRIKDMVGLILDEKI
- a CDS encoding flagellar biosynthesis protein FlgN; the encoded protein is MKANKEAIPKIEEQVELYQDLLELLKEEHQLLTEDKDVSDLQEEKRKIKDEIANINTELNVKFTIKRADKLKLIMNSDSDKLNQLEPTLKKVYELEQKNKEFKS
- the larE gene encoding ATP-dependent sacrificial sulfur transferase LarE, whose protein sequence is MKTLEEKFTILKNNIKSMDSLLVAFSGGVDSTLLLKVAHDILGDKVAALTVEAEIHPSCEIKEAKELAQQMDVKHILVSADILQNKDFVRNDKMRCYYCKYDIFSDLKELAAQKGFEEVADGANYDDFTGDYRPGLKAAEELGIKSPLKEARITKKEVRELSKRLDLSTWNKPSISCYATRFPYGDQITSQGLELIAEAEKYLHQFDLRQLRVRHHDQHTARIEVSTDDIEKIMNNRVEIVNNLKELGYTYITVDLAGYRTGSMNEVLASDKEE